The Candidatus Mycolicibacterium alkanivorans genome contains a region encoding:
- a CDS encoding DUF5078 domain-containing protein: MTGLPDRATRAALTLVAAAIAGLSAAGPAAADASDDYPIPHRMIITQCDTEQYMAAARDTSPIYFERYMIDRSNRPADIQQMAEDRIHWFFSLDAAARRQYSEDTATNVYYEQVATHWGNWAKLFFNNKGVVAKATDVCMNYPAGDMSVWDWPVAR, from the coding sequence ATGACTGGACTTCCGGATCGCGCGACGCGAGCGGCTCTCACCCTCGTCGCGGCGGCTATCGCGGGCCTGAGCGCGGCCGGCCCCGCCGCCGCCGACGCCAGCGACGACTACCCGATCCCGCACCGGATGATCATCACGCAGTGTGACACCGAGCAGTACATGGCGGCGGCCCGCGACACCAGCCCCATCTACTTCGAGCGCTACATGATCGACCGCAGCAACCGGCCGGCCGACATCCAGCAGATGGCCGAGGACCGAATCCACTGGTTCTTCTCCCTCGATGCCGCCGCGCGGCGTCAGTACTCCGAGGACACCGCCACCAACGTCTACTACGAGCAGGTGGCCACCCACTGGGGTAACTGGGCCAAGCTGTTCTTCAACAACAAGGGCGTGGTGGCCAAGGCGACCGACGTCTGCATGAACTATCCCGCCGGTGACATGTCGGTGTGGGACTGGCCCGTCGCCAGATAG
- the dapD gene encoding 2,3,4,5-tetrahydropyridine-2,6-dicarboxylate N-succinyltransferase, protein MTSAAGFGLATVTDDGTVLDTWFPDPDLGAYSPSGTTRLSAAEAPDEFEALAGPDADRGVEVVPVRTVIADLNDKPADTYDAYLRLHLISHRLVEPHGLNLDGVFGALTNVVWTNYGPCRIEGFEETRLRLRRRGPVTVYGVDKFPRLVDYVVPTGVRIADADRVRLGAHLAPGTTVMHEGFVNFNAGTLGASMVEGRISAGVVVGDGSDIGGGASIMGTLSGGGTEVISVGKRCLLGANSGLGISLGDDCIVEAGLYVTAGTKVTTSDGTTIKARELSGANNLLFRRNSVTGAVEVVARDGKGIALNEALHTN, encoded by the coding sequence GTGACTTCTGCTGCAGGCTTCGGCTTGGCCACCGTTACCGACGACGGCACCGTCCTGGACACCTGGTTCCCCGACCCGGACCTGGGCGCCTACAGCCCGTCGGGAACCACTCGGCTCTCCGCCGCGGAGGCGCCCGACGAGTTCGAAGCGCTGGCCGGCCCGGATGCCGACCGCGGTGTCGAGGTCGTGCCCGTGCGCACCGTGATCGCCGACCTCAACGACAAGCCCGCCGACACCTACGACGCCTACTTGCGGCTGCACCTGATCTCGCACCGGCTGGTCGAGCCGCACGGCCTGAACCTCGACGGTGTCTTCGGCGCGCTGACCAACGTGGTGTGGACCAACTACGGCCCGTGCCGCATCGAGGGCTTCGAGGAGACCCGGCTGCGCTTGCGCCGCCGCGGACCGGTGACGGTCTACGGCGTGGACAAGTTCCCCCGGCTGGTCGACTACGTGGTGCCCACCGGCGTGCGCATCGCCGACGCCGACCGGGTCCGCCTGGGCGCGCACCTGGCGCCGGGCACCACGGTCATGCACGAGGGGTTCGTGAACTTCAACGCCGGCACGCTGGGCGCCTCGATGGTGGAAGGCCGGATCTCGGCCGGGGTGGTGGTCGGCGACGGCTCCGACATTGGCGGCGGTGCCTCGATCATGGGCACGCTGTCCGGCGGCGGCACCGAGGTGATCTCGGTGGGCAAGCGCTGCCTGCTGGGGGCGAATTCGGGTCTGGGCATCTCACTGGGCGACGACTGCATCGTCGAAGCGGGCCTGTACGTGACGGCGGGCACCAAGGTCACCACCTCCGACGGCACGACGATCAAGGCGCGAGAGCTGTCCGGGGCGAACAACCTTCTGTTCCGGCGCAATTCGGTGACCGGGGCGGTGGAGGTGGTGGCCCGTGACGGCAAGGGCATCGCGCTCAACGAGGCGTTGCACACCAATTAG
- the dapE gene encoding succinyl-diaminopimelate desuccinylase, with translation MLDLRADPIALTAALVDIPSESRDEARIADEVEAALREQTSGFEIVRNGDAVLARTHFGRPSRVLLAGHLDTVPIADNVPSRRDGDHLFGCGSSDMKSGDAVFLHLAATVAEPVHDVTLVMYDCEEIEASANGLGRIERELPDWLAADVAILGEPSGGYIEAGCQGTMRVLISAAGTRAHSARSWLGDNAIHKLGAVLDRLAGYEARMVDIDGCIYREGLSAVRIDGGVAGNVIPDAASLTVNFRFAPDRSPEAALAHVREVFDGLDVTLQQTDVAAGALPGLHHPAAAALVEAADGMVRAKYGWTDAARFAALGIPAVNYGPGDPNLAHRRDERVSVGQITTVTQTLRRYLAA, from the coding sequence GTGCTGGACTTGCGCGCGGATCCGATCGCGCTGACCGCTGCCCTCGTCGACATCCCCAGCGAGTCGCGCGACGAGGCCCGCATCGCCGACGAGGTCGAGGCGGCGCTGCGCGAGCAGACCTCGGGCTTCGAGATAGTCCGCAACGGTGACGCGGTGCTGGCCCGCACCCACTTCGGCCGCCCGTCGCGGGTGCTGCTGGCCGGCCACCTCGACACCGTGCCGATCGCGGACAACGTGCCCTCCCGACGCGACGGCGACCACCTGTTCGGCTGTGGCAGCTCGGACATGAAATCCGGCGACGCCGTCTTCCTGCACCTGGCGGCCACGGTCGCCGAACCGGTCCACGACGTCACCCTGGTGATGTACGACTGCGAGGAGATCGAGGCGTCGGCCAACGGGCTGGGCCGCATCGAGCGTGAGCTGCCGGACTGGCTGGCCGCCGACGTGGCGATCCTCGGCGAGCCGTCCGGCGGCTACATCGAGGCCGGCTGCCAGGGCACCATGCGGGTGCTCATCTCCGCCGCTGGGACCCGCGCGCACTCGGCCCGATCCTGGTTGGGCGACAACGCGATTCACAAGCTCGGCGCCGTCCTGGACCGGCTGGCCGGCTACGAGGCCCGGATGGTCGACATCGACGGCTGCATCTACCGCGAAGGCCTCTCGGCGGTGCGGATCGACGGGGGAGTGGCCGGCAACGTCATCCCGGACGCGGCGTCGCTCACCGTGAACTTCCGGTTCGCGCCCGACCGCTCCCCGGAGGCGGCACTGGCCCACGTGCGTGAGGTGTTCGACGGGCTCGACGTGACGCTGCAGCAGACCGACGTGGCCGCCGGCGCGCTACCCGGCCTGCACCACCCGGCCGCCGCGGCCCTGGTCGAGGCCGCCGACGGGATGGTCCGCGCCAAGTACGGCTGGACCGACGCGGCGCGGTTCGCCGCGCTCGGCATCCCCGCGGTGAACTACGGGCCCGGTGATCCGAACCTGGCCCACCGCCGCGACGAGCGGGTGTCGGTCGGCCAGATCACCACTGTCACGCAGACGCTGCGCCGCTACCTGGCGGCCTGA
- a CDS encoding TIGR00730 family Rossman fold protein has product MQPQPESPDQWAVCVYCASSPRHPELLGLARRVGEAIAERGWTLVYGGGNVSAMGAVADGARSRGGRTVGVIPKALVHRELADVDADELIVTDTMRQRKQVMEDRSDAFLTLPGGIGTLEELFETWTAGYLGLHDKPVVLLDPAGHYDALRTWLASLVDSGYVASTALDRLLVVDDVETAIELCAARG; this is encoded by the coding sequence GTGCAGCCTCAACCGGAATCCCCCGACCAGTGGGCGGTGTGCGTGTACTGCGCATCCAGCCCCCGCCATCCTGAACTGCTCGGCCTGGCCCGCCGGGTAGGCGAGGCGATCGCCGAGCGCGGGTGGACGCTGGTCTACGGCGGCGGCAACGTCTCGGCGATGGGCGCGGTGGCCGACGGGGCGCGGTCCCGCGGCGGCCGGACCGTCGGCGTCATCCCCAAGGCACTAGTGCACCGCGAGCTGGCCGACGTCGACGCCGACGAGCTGATCGTCACCGACACCATGCGCCAGCGCAAGCAGGTGATGGAGGACCGCAGTGACGCGTTCCTGACGCTGCCCGGCGGAATCGGCACGCTGGAGGAACTTTTCGAAACGTGGACCGCGGGGTACCTGGGTTTGCATGACAAGCCGGTGGTCCTTCTCGACCCCGCCGGCCACTATGACGCCCTGCGGACCTGGCTGGCATCGTTGGTCGACTCCGGCTACGTCGCATCGACTGCCCTGGACCGCCTGCTGGTGGTCGACGATGTCGAAACGGCGATCGAGCTCTGCGCGGCCCGCGGTTAG
- the fadD6 gene encoding long-chain-acyl-CoA synthetase FadD6, protein MASDESGSQGSRLSVGLLDLATRLPSVVMDAPVILRGALTGFLALPTSRTSIGKVFQDRAARYGDRVFIRFGDEKVTYRQANETANRYAVALADKGVGRGDVVGIMLRNSPNAVLTMLAAVKCGAVAGMLNYHQRGDVLSHSIGLLDAKVVIAESDLVEPITESGAKVAELTTIEDFQKAAADKPTDNPRSASEIQARDTAFYIFTSGTTGHPKASVMTHHRWLRALGAFGGLGLRLKSDDTLYCPLPLYHNNALTVAVSSVINAGGTLALGKSFSASKFWDEVIGMEATAFIYVGEVCRYLLNQPPKDTDRAHKIRVIAGNGLRPEIWDEFTKRFGIGRVAEFYAASEGNTAFINVFNIPKTTGISPLPLAYVEYDPETGEPVRDENGRVRKVPAGKPGLLISPVNKLSPFDGYTDKEASEKKLVRNAFKEGDVWFNTGDVMSPQGMGHAAFSDRLGDTFRWKGENVATTQVEAALAQDENIEESTVFGVEVPDTGGRAGMAAVTLREGVEFDGKELAETVYANLPSYAAPLFVRVVESLETTSTFKSRKVDLRKQGYGDEVKDPLYVLKGRDEGYVPFYDEYPGEVAAGRRPKG, encoded by the coding sequence ATGGCCAGTGACGAGTCCGGTTCGCAGGGCTCCCGACTTTCGGTCGGTCTGCTCGACCTGGCGACCCGGCTGCCCTCGGTGGTGATGGACGCCCCGGTGATCCTGCGCGGCGCGCTGACCGGATTCCTGGCGCTGCCGACGTCGAGGACCTCGATCGGCAAGGTGTTCCAGGACCGCGCCGCGCGCTACGGCGACCGGGTGTTCATCCGGTTCGGCGACGAGAAGGTGACCTACCGGCAGGCCAACGAGACGGCCAACCGCTACGCGGTGGCGTTGGCGGACAAGGGCGTTGGGCGCGGCGACGTGGTGGGCATCATGCTGCGCAACTCGCCCAACGCGGTGCTGACGATGCTCGCCGCCGTCAAGTGCGGTGCGGTTGCCGGCATGCTCAACTACCACCAGCGCGGAGATGTGTTGTCGCACAGCATCGGTCTGCTCGACGCCAAGGTCGTCATCGCCGAGTCCGATCTGGTCGAGCCCATCACCGAGAGCGGGGCGAAGGTCGCCGAGCTGACCACCATCGAGGATTTCCAGAAGGCGGCCGCCGACAAGCCCACCGACAATCCGCGCTCGGCCTCGGAGATCCAGGCCCGCGACACCGCGTTCTACATCTTCACCTCGGGCACCACCGGCCATCCCAAGGCCAGTGTGATGACCCACCACCGCTGGCTGCGTGCGCTGGGGGCGTTCGGTGGCCTGGGCCTGCGCCTCAAGAGCGACGACACCCTGTACTGCCCGCTGCCGCTCTACCATAACAACGCGCTGACGGTCGCGGTGTCGTCGGTCATCAACGCCGGCGGCACCCTGGCGCTGGGCAAGTCGTTCTCGGCGTCGAAGTTCTGGGACGAGGTGATCGGCATGGAGGCCACCGCCTTCATCTACGTCGGCGAGGTGTGCCGCTATCTGCTCAACCAGCCGCCCAAGGACACCGACCGCGCCCACAAGATCCGGGTGATCGCCGGAAATGGGCTGCGCCCGGAGATCTGGGACGAGTTCACCAAACGCTTCGGTATCGGTCGGGTCGCCGAGTTCTATGCCGCCAGCGAGGGCAACACCGCGTTCATCAACGTCTTCAACATCCCGAAGACCACCGGCATCAGCCCGCTGCCGCTGGCCTACGTCGAGTACGACCCGGAGACCGGCGAGCCGGTGCGCGACGAGAACGGCCGGGTGCGCAAGGTGCCGGCCGGGAAGCCCGGCCTGCTGATCAGCCCGGTGAACAAGCTCTCGCCGTTCGACGGCTACACCGACAAGGAAGCCAGCGAGAAGAAGCTGGTGCGTAACGCCTTCAAAGAGGGCGACGTCTGGTTCAACACCGGTGACGTGATGAGCCCGCAGGGCATGGGGCATGCCGCCTTCTCCGACCGGCTTGGCGACACCTTCCGGTGGAAGGGCGAGAACGTCGCCACCACCCAGGTCGAGGCCGCGCTGGCCCAGGACGAGAACATCGAGGAGTCCACAGTGTTCGGGGTCGAGGTGCCCGACACCGGTGGCCGCGCCGGGATGGCGGCGGTCACGCTGCGAGAGGGTGTGGAGTTCGACGGCAAGGAGCTGGCCGAGACCGTCTACGCTAACCTGCCCAGCTACGCCGCGCCGCTGTTCGTGAGGGTAGTGGAGTCGCTGGAGACCACCTCGACGTTCAAGAGCCGCAAGGTCGACCTGCGCAAGCAGGGCTACGGCGACGAGGTGAAGGACCCGCTGTATGTGCTGAAGGGCCGCGACGAAGGCTACGTGCCGTTCTACGACGAGTACCCGGGCGAAGTCGCGGCGGGCAGACGCCCGAAGGGCTGA
- the folP gene encoding dihydropteroate synthase, producing the protein MAIVNRTPDSFYDRGATFTDEAAKAAVHRVISEGADVVDVGGVKAGPGAVVDAEEEIARVVPFIEWLRAEYPDQLISVDTWRASVAKQACAAGADLINDTWAGADPALPEVAAEFGAGLVCSHTGGAAPRTRPFRVSYGTTVAGVVDDVIAEATAAAEHAVAVGVARDAILIDPTHDFGKNTYHGLTLLRHVKDLVKTGWPVLMALSNKDFVGETLGVELTERLEGTLAATALAAADGARMFRVHEVGPTRRVLEMVASIRGDRRPTRTVRGLA; encoded by the coding sequence ATGGCGATCGTCAACCGCACCCCCGACTCGTTCTATGATCGTGGTGCGACGTTCACCGACGAGGCCGCCAAGGCCGCGGTCCACCGCGTCATCTCCGAAGGAGCCGACGTCGTCGACGTCGGCGGCGTCAAGGCGGGCCCGGGTGCGGTGGTCGACGCCGAGGAGGAGATCGCCCGTGTCGTGCCGTTCATCGAGTGGCTGCGCGCCGAATACCCCGACCAGCTGATCAGTGTCGACACCTGGCGCGCCTCGGTGGCCAAGCAGGCCTGTGCGGCGGGCGCGGACCTGATCAACGACACGTGGGCCGGCGCCGACCCCGCGTTGCCCGAGGTCGCGGCCGAGTTCGGGGCCGGGCTGGTGTGCTCGCACACCGGCGGGGCGGCGCCGCGGACGCGGCCGTTCCGGGTCAGCTACGGGACCACCGTGGCCGGCGTGGTCGACGACGTCATCGCCGAGGCCACCGCCGCCGCGGAGCACGCGGTTGCGGTCGGGGTGGCCCGCGACGCGATCCTGATCGATCCCACCCACGATTTCGGCAAGAACACTTACCACGGCCTTACTTTGTTGCGCCATGTAAAAGATCTTGTTAAGACCGGATGGCCCGTCCTGATGGCGCTGAGTAACAAGGATTTCGTCGGGGAGACTTTGGGTGTGGAACTGACCGAACGCCTGGAGGGGACCCTGGCCGCCACCGCGCTGGCCGCCGCCGACGGAGCCCGCATGTTCCGGGTGCACGAGGTGGGGCCGACGCGGCGGGTGCTGGAGATGGTCGCGTCGATTCGGGGGGATCGGCGACCGACGCGGACGGTGAGGGGACTGGCGTGA
- a CDS encoding glucosyl-3-phosphoglycerate synthase: protein MTDLAATYTLPGDIWLSDNSWTHPTWTVADLVAAKQSRSISVVLPALNEEETVGSVVETISPLLGGLVDELIVLDSGSTDDTEIRAIAAGACVVSREQALPEVEPLPGKGEVLWRSLAATTGDIVVFVDSDLIDPDPMFVPRLVGPLLTGDGIHLVKGFYRRPLKVGSGQDAHGGGRVTELVARPLLAALRPELGCVIQPLSGEYAGTRELLTSLPFAPGYGVEIGVLIDTYDRLGLDAIAQVNLGVRAHRNRPLTDLGAMSRQVIATLLSRCGIADSGVGLTQFLPDGDGYELRTTAVSLADRPPMNTLR, encoded by the coding sequence GTGACCGACCTCGCCGCCACCTACACCCTGCCCGGTGACATCTGGCTGTCGGACAACAGTTGGACCCATCCCACCTGGACCGTGGCCGACCTAGTCGCCGCCAAGCAGAGCAGAAGCATCTCGGTGGTCCTGCCCGCGCTCAACGAGGAGGAGACGGTCGGTTCCGTCGTCGAAACCATCAGCCCGTTGCTGGGCGGCCTGGTCGACGAGCTGATCGTGCTGGACTCCGGGTCCACCGACGACACCGAGATCCGCGCCATCGCCGCCGGAGCCTGCGTGGTCAGCCGGGAGCAGGCGCTGCCCGAGGTCGAACCGCTGCCCGGCAAGGGCGAGGTGCTTTGGCGCTCGCTGGCCGCAACCACCGGCGACATCGTCGTGTTCGTCGACTCCGACCTGATTGACCCCGACCCGATGTTTGTGCCCCGGCTGGTCGGCCCGCTGCTCACGGGCGACGGGATCCACCTGGTCAAAGGCTTCTACCGCCGGCCGCTGAAGGTCGGCAGCGGCCAGGACGCGCACGGCGGCGGACGGGTGACCGAACTGGTTGCGCGCCCGCTGCTGGCAGCGTTGCGGCCCGAGCTCGGCTGCGTGATCCAGCCGCTGAGCGGCGAGTACGCCGGCACCCGCGAGCTGCTCACCTCACTGCCGTTCGCGCCGGGCTACGGCGTGGAGATCGGTGTGCTGATCGACACCTACGACCGGCTCGGTCTGGACGCGATCGCCCAGGTCAATCTGGGTGTGCGGGCGCATCGCAACCGGCCGCTGACCGACCTGGGCGCGATGAGCCGGCAGGTGATCGCCACCCTGCTGTCGCGCTGCGGGATCGCCGACTCCGGCGTCGGGCTCACCCAGTTCCTGCCCGACGGTGACGGCTACGAGCTGCGGACCACGGCGGTCTCGCTGGCCGACCGCCCACCGATGAACACCCTGCGCTGA
- a CDS encoding DivIVA domain-containing protein, translating to MTLILLYLVVLILIGVVLFGVASLVFGRGEELPPLPRGTTATVLPASGVTGADIEAVKFTQVPRGYKTSEVDWVLDRLGAELDQLRGELAAVRAAAGLDEPAVTHHAAPAPDAEPV from the coding sequence GTGACGTTGATCCTGCTCTACCTGGTGGTGCTGATCCTCATCGGCGTCGTGCTGTTCGGGGTGGCCAGCCTGGTCTTCGGACGAGGGGAAGAGCTGCCGCCGCTGCCGCGGGGCACCACCGCGACCGTGCTGCCGGCCTCTGGAGTCACCGGCGCCGATATCGAGGCGGTGAAGTTCACGCAGGTGCCGCGCGGTTACAAGACCAGCGAGGTGGACTGGGTCCTGGACCGCCTCGGCGCCGAACTCGACCAGCTGCGCGGTGAGCTCGCCGCCGTGCGCGCCGCCGCCGGACTCGACGAGCCCGCCGTCACCCATCACGCCGCCCCCGCCCCGGATGCGGAGCCGGTGTGA
- a CDS encoding DNA-3-methyladenine glycosylase I: protein MTDVVDDGKVRCDWARSLAGAQPTLYRDYHDHEWGKELRGSVALFERMSLEAFQSGLSWLIILRKRDNFRQAFDGFDIETVARYTDRDVARLMADVGIVRNRAKIEATIANARAAADLEADLSDLLWSYAPSPRPRPRTLSDVPSLSPESQAMAKDLKKRGFRFVGPTTAYALMQATGMVDDHIESCWVPLSRPRRNVDHSR from the coding sequence GTGACCGACGTCGTCGACGATGGAAAGGTTCGCTGCGACTGGGCCCGGTCCCTGGCCGGAGCCCAGCCCACCCTCTACCGCGACTATCACGATCACGAGTGGGGCAAAGAGTTGCGCGGCAGCGTCGCCCTATTCGAGCGGATGAGCCTGGAGGCCTTCCAGAGCGGTCTGTCGTGGCTGATCATCCTGCGCAAGCGGGACAACTTCCGGCAGGCATTCGACGGGTTCGACATCGAAACCGTGGCCCGCTACACCGACCGGGACGTCGCCCGGCTGATGGCCGACGTCGGCATCGTGCGCAATCGCGCCAAGATCGAGGCCACCATCGCCAACGCCCGCGCGGCCGCCGACCTGGAGGCCGACCTCTCCGACCTGCTGTGGTCGTACGCACCGTCACCGCGGCCCCGCCCCAGGACGCTGTCGGACGTGCCGTCACTGAGCCCGGAGTCCCAGGCGATGGCCAAAGACCTCAAGAAGCGGGGATTCCGCTTTGTCGGACCCACCACCGCCTACGCATTGATGCAGGCAACGGGCATGGTCGACGACCACATCGAGTCCTGCTGGGTGCCCCTGTCGCGGCCGCGAAGAAACGTTGATCACAGCCGCTGA
- a CDS encoding DUF3117 domain-containing protein: MAAMKPRTGDGPLEATKEGRGIVMRVPLEGGGRLVVELTPEEAAALGDELKGVTS, translated from the coding sequence ATGGCGGCGATGAAGCCCCGGACTGGAGACGGTCCGCTGGAAGCAACCAAGGAGGGGCGCGGCATCGTGATGCGGGTACCACTGGAGGGCGGTGGCAGGCTCGTCGTCGAGCTCACCCCCGAAGAAGCCGCTGCCCTCGGCGACGAACTCAAAGGCGTCACCAGCTAA
- the glgA gene encoding glycogen synthase → MRVAMMTREYPPEVYGGAGVHVTELVAQLRRLCEVDVHCMGAPRTGAFVHQPDPALKGANPALSTLSADLVMANAASAATVAHSHTWYTGMAGHLAALLYGIPHVLTAHSLEPLRPWKAEQLGGGYRLSLWVERTAVESADAVIAVSSGMREDVLSVYPGLDPNRVHVVKNGIDTDVWYPAPPERGQSVLAELGVDPNRPMVAFVGRITRQKGVPHLIAAAHRFDPEIQLVLCAGAPDTPEIAAEVGGAVQELAGRRSGVFWVQEFLPIGKIREILSAATAFVCPSVYEPLGIVNLEAMACGTAVVASDVGGIPEVVDDGATGRLVHYDAADPAGFEVGLAEAVNAVVSDPEQARRYGQAGRQRCIEEFSWAHIAEQTLEIYRKVSA, encoded by the coding sequence ATGCGGGTGGCGATGATGACTCGGGAGTACCCACCCGAGGTTTACGGCGGGGCCGGCGTTCACGTGACCGAACTCGTCGCCCAGTTGCGCCGCCTCTGCGAAGTCGACGTGCACTGCATGGGCGCCCCCCGCACGGGCGCCTTTGTCCACCAGCCCGACCCGGCGCTGAAGGGAGCCAACCCGGCGCTGTCGACACTGTCGGCGGATCTGGTGATGGCCAACGCCGCATCCGCCGCCACAGTGGCGCACTCCCACACCTGGTACACGGGAATGGCGGGTCACCTCGCCGCGCTGCTCTACGGCATTCCGCATGTGCTGACTGCGCATTCGCTGGAACCGCTGCGGCCGTGGAAGGCCGAGCAGCTCGGCGGCGGCTACCGGCTTTCACTTTGGGTGGAGCGAACCGCCGTCGAGTCCGCCGATGCGGTGATCGCGGTCAGCTCGGGAATGCGTGAGGACGTGCTGTCGGTGTACCCGGGGCTGGATCCCAACCGCGTTCACGTGGTGAAGAACGGCATCGACACCGACGTGTGGTACCCGGCACCGCCGGAACGCGGCCAGTCGGTGCTGGCCGAGCTCGGCGTGGACCCGAACAGGCCAATGGTGGCGTTCGTCGGGCGCATCACCCGGCAGAAGGGTGTGCCGCACCTGATCGCGGCCGCCCACCGATTCGATCCCGAGATTCAGCTGGTGTTGTGCGCGGGTGCGCCGGACACCCCCGAGATCGCGGCCGAAGTCGGTGGCGCGGTGCAGGAGTTGGCCGGCCGGCGCAGCGGCGTGTTCTGGGTGCAGGAATTCCTGCCGATCGGCAAGATCCGTGAAATCCTCTCGGCGGCAACCGCTTTCGTGTGTCCTTCGGTGTACGAGCCGCTGGGGATCGTCAACCTCGAGGCGATGGCCTGTGGGACAGCGGTGGTGGCCTCCGATGTGGGCGGTATCCCCGAGGTGGTCGACGACGGCGCGACGGGCAGGTTGGTGCACTACGACGCTGCCGATCCGGCTGGTTTCGAGGTCGGTCTGGCTGAGGCGGTCAACGCGGTCGTGAGCGACCCGGAGCAGGCCCGCCGCTACGGGCAGGCGGGGCGGCAGCGCTGCATCGAGGAGTTCTCCTGGGCGCACATCGCCGAGCAGACGTTGGAGATCTATCGCAAGGTGTCGGCGTAG
- the glgC gene encoding glucose-1-phosphate adenylyltransferase, which yields MRELPNVLGIVLAGGEGKRLYPLTADRAKPAVPFGGAYRLIDFVLSNLVNARYLRICVLTQYKSHSLDRHISQNWRLSGLAGEYITPVPAQQRLGPRWYTGSADAIYQSMNLIYDEDPDYIVVFGADHVYRMDPEQMVKFHIDSGAGATVAGIRAPRAEAHAFGCIDADESGRIREFIEKPADPPGTPDDPEQTFVSMGNYIFTTKVLIDAIRADADDDRSDHDMGGDIIPRLVADGMAGVYDFNNNEVPGATERDHGYWRDVGTLDAFYDAHMDLVSVHPVFNLYNKRWPIRGESENLAPAKFVNGGSAQESVVGAGSIVSAASVRNSVLSSNVVVEDGAIVEGSVLMPGVRVGSGAVVRHAILDKNVVVGPGEMVGVDLEKDRERFAVSSGGVVAVGKGVWI from the coding sequence ATGAGGGAATTGCCAAACGTGCTGGGCATCGTCCTGGCCGGCGGGGAAGGCAAGCGCCTGTATCCGCTGACCGCCGACCGAGCCAAGCCAGCGGTTCCCTTCGGCGGCGCCTACCGCCTCATCGACTTCGTGCTGTCGAATCTGGTCAACGCCCGGTACCTGCGCATCTGCGTGCTCACCCAGTACAAGTCGCACTCACTGGACCGTCACATCTCGCAGAACTGGCGGCTGTCGGGTCTGGCCGGCGAGTACATCACCCCGGTGCCGGCCCAGCAGCGCCTCGGTCCGCGCTGGTACACCGGTTCAGCCGACGCGATCTACCAGTCGATGAACCTCATCTACGACGAGGATCCGGACTACATCGTGGTTTTCGGTGCCGACCACGTGTACCGGATGGATCCCGAGCAGATGGTGAAGTTCCACATCGACAGCGGCGCGGGCGCCACGGTGGCCGGCATCCGGGCGCCGCGGGCCGAGGCTCACGCGTTCGGCTGCATCGACGCCGACGAATCCGGGCGCATCCGGGAGTTCATCGAGAAGCCGGCCGACCCGCCGGGCACGCCGGACGATCCGGAGCAGACGTTCGTCTCGATGGGCAACTACATCTTCACCACCAAGGTGCTCATCGACGCCATCCGCGCCGACGCCGACGACGACCGCTCCGACCACGACATGGGCGGCGACATCATCCCGCGTCTGGTGGCCGACGGCATGGCCGGGGTCTACGACTTCAATAACAACGAGGTGCCCGGCGCTACCGAACGTGACCACGGCTACTGGCGCGACGTCGGGACGCTGGACGCGTTCTACGACGCGCACATGGATCTGGTGTCGGTGCACCCGGTGTTCAACTTGTACAACAAGCGCTGGCCGATCCGTGGCGAGTCGGAGAACCTCGCGCCGGCCAAGTTCGTCAACGGCGGCTCGGCACAGGAGTCGGTGGTCGGCGCGGGCAGCATCGTCTCGGCGGCCTCGGTCCGCAACTCGGTGCTGTCGAGCAATGTGGTGGTCGAGGACGGCGCCATCGTCGAGGGCAGCGTTCTGATGCCCGGTGTCCGGGTGGGCAGCGGCGCGGTGGTTCGCCACGCGATCCTCGACAAGAACGTGGTGGTGGGTCCAGGCGAGATGGTGGGCGTGGACCTGGAGAAGGATCGCGAGCGCTTCGCGGTGAGCTCGGGCGGCGTGGTCGCCGTCGGCAAGGGCGTCTGGATCTAG